Proteins from a genomic interval of Pseudoalteromonas sp. MEBiC 03607:
- a CDS encoding lysophospholipid acyltransferase family protein: MISVDKVIEANLPQLENSPKVKGLVKKGLGYLLHEQEFVAFGDAYPHLQGLEFVEQVLEELDFDTRYKPKQMEHIPSEGNIIIVANHPIGSLDALALIKVLSTVRPDLKVVANRMLMSITPMHSLLLPVDNLSGTSKKKELANIQQHLKSDGALLIFPAGEVSRLSPTGIKDCKWNSGFLRMAKKANAPILPIYIKAKNSPLFYGTSMIYKPLASLLLVKEMFKQRQKSLEFEIGASIPPESYLIENLKDKEIAQLIRKQLYRLITKKPLPLKTQTPIASPEATKDLKKAIEECELLGETSDGMKIYLYQYCGSSPIFRELGRLREIAFRAVGEGSGKRRDIDKYDMDYQHLVLWDAKQLELVGAYRLACAQDIIEKHGRKGLYTDSLFSYSDDMAPYLEKGIELGRSFVQPKYWGRKSLDYLWFGIGAFVNRYPQYRYLFGAVSVSNALPEQAKSLLVHYYQHYYGAKQVLAIPNNEYRHTESQKAQCAQLFSGNDIKEDFVELKHVLANIGAQVPTLFKQYTELCEPGGVQFLSFSIDPEFNNCIDGLVLVDLDKVKASKAKRYLGQTR, translated from the coding sequence ATGATCAGTGTTGATAAAGTAATAGAAGCAAACTTACCACAGTTAGAAAATTCACCAAAAGTAAAAGGCTTAGTAAAAAAAGGCCTGGGTTATTTATTACATGAGCAAGAGTTTGTTGCCTTTGGTGATGCATACCCACACTTACAAGGACTTGAGTTTGTAGAGCAGGTGCTCGAAGAGCTAGACTTTGACACACGCTACAAGCCAAAGCAAATGGAGCATATACCTAGTGAAGGCAATATTATTATTGTGGCAAACCACCCAATTGGTTCACTCGATGCATTAGCGCTAATAAAAGTCTTATCAACTGTGCGCCCTGACTTAAAGGTTGTTGCAAACCGCATGCTAATGTCTATCACCCCAATGCACTCGTTGCTACTACCCGTTGATAACCTCTCTGGTACGAGTAAAAAGAAAGAACTTGCTAATATCCAACAGCACTTAAAATCAGACGGTGCGTTATTAATTTTCCCTGCAGGCGAGGTATCGCGATTAAGTCCAACGGGAATTAAAGACTGTAAATGGAACAGTGGTTTTTTACGTATGGCAAAAAAAGCTAACGCGCCTATTTTACCTATTTACATCAAAGCGAAAAACAGCCCGCTATTTTACGGCACCTCAATGATTTATAAACCATTAGCCAGTTTGTTATTGGTCAAAGAGATGTTTAAACAACGACAAAAATCATTAGAGTTTGAAATTGGTGCATCTATCCCACCTGAGTCATATTTAATCGAGAATTTAAAAGATAAAGAAATAGCTCAGCTGATAAGAAAGCAACTGTATCGACTTATTACTAAAAAACCTCTGCCGTTAAAAACACAAACCCCCATAGCCAGCCCAGAAGCGACTAAAGACCTTAAAAAAGCCATTGAGGAGTGTGAATTATTAGGTGAAACCTCTGATGGAATGAAAATTTACTTATATCAATACTGTGGCAGCTCGCCGATTTTTCGTGAGCTAGGCCGACTTCGTGAAATTGCGTTTCGCGCAGTCGGTGAAGGCAGTGGTAAACGCCGAGATATAGATAAATACGACATGGATTATCAACACCTTGTACTATGGGATGCCAAACAACTTGAACTAGTTGGCGCATATCGACTTGCCTGCGCACAAGACATCATAGAAAAACATGGCCGCAAAGGTTTATATACCGATAGCCTATTTAGCTACAGCGATGATATGGCACCGTATTTAGAAAAAGGTATAGAGCTTGGTCGAAGCTTCGTGCAACCCAAATACTGGGGCAGAAAGAGCCTAGATTATTTGTGGTTTGGCATCGGCGCATTCGTTAACCGTTACCCGCAATACCGCTATTTGTTTGGCGCGGTTAGTGTGTCAAATGCACTACCCGAGCAAGCTAAATCGCTACTAGTTCATTATTACCAACATTATTATGGTGCTAAACAAGTGTTAGCAATCCCCAATAATGAATATCGTCATACAGAATCACAAAAAGCACAATGTGCTCAGTTATTTTCTGGTAATGATATTAAAGAAGACTTTGTTGAACTTAAACATGTGCTTGCCAATATCGGCGCACAGGTCCCAACCCTATTCAAACAATACACTGAACTTTGCGAGCCAGGCGGCGTACAGTTTTTAAGTTTTAGCATCGACCCTGAGTTTAATAATTGCATTGATGGATTAGTACTTGTCGACTTAGATAAAGTAAAAGCCAGTAAAGCCAAAAGGTATTTGGGACAGACACGCTAA
- the dapE gene encoding succinyl-diaminopimelate desuccinylase, with amino-acid sequence MSLISNAELATHLSEQSEVVETLQTLIRFKSVTPEQAGAIDWLESNLSQLGFDCEVFSFNHVTNLIAKITFGEGPIVAFSGHIDVVPAAQGDWRVDPFSGEIVDGSVYGRGAADMKGGVAAMLCATKRFLAQNSNKRGTFYWLITSDEEGEAEYGSLLIAERLAKQGVVLDGCLVGEPTSHQHVGDTIKNGRRGALSARLSIQGKAGHVAYPENTINAAHLSAEVVKRLMAISWHKDEASSATTLQVTGINIANVVDNLVPAQCELTFNVRYSHGYKSKDVKEEIQFALADLASQLTLVWERPCESFYTLHQASNCLLQQLEQAVHEITGSFPMLSTSGGTSDGRFFANEHTQVIECGVRNHTIHQVNEHVPIVDLKTIEQIYLAALRNIFS; translated from the coding sequence ATGAGTTTGATATCAAATGCAGAGTTAGCAACGCACCTATCAGAGCAATCTGAGGTGGTAGAAACATTACAAACCTTGATCCGATTTAAATCGGTAACGCCCGAGCAAGCTGGGGCAATTGACTGGCTCGAAAGTAATTTAAGCCAGCTAGGCTTTGATTGTGAGGTATTTAGTTTTAATCATGTTACTAATTTAATTGCTAAAATCACTTTTGGCGAAGGCCCTATCGTTGCTTTTTCAGGTCATATTGATGTGGTACCTGCAGCGCAAGGTGATTGGCGAGTTGATCCATTTAGTGGTGAGATAGTGGATGGCAGTGTCTATGGTCGTGGCGCAGCAGATATGAAAGGCGGCGTTGCCGCTATGCTTTGCGCAACCAAACGGTTTTTAGCGCAAAATAGCAATAAACGCGGCACATTTTACTGGTTAATTACCTCAGATGAAGAGGGCGAGGCTGAATATGGCTCTTTACTGATTGCTGAACGTCTTGCCAAACAAGGTGTTGTGCTTGATGGTTGTCTCGTTGGCGAGCCAACAAGCCATCAGCATGTGGGTGATACCATAAAAAATGGCAGGCGGGGTGCCCTCTCTGCACGATTATCTATTCAAGGTAAAGCAGGGCATGTTGCCTATCCAGAAAACACCATAAACGCAGCACATTTAAGTGCCGAGGTTGTAAAGCGCTTAATGGCAATTAGCTGGCACAAAGATGAAGCTAGCTCGGCAACAACACTGCAAGTAACCGGAATTAATATTGCCAATGTGGTCGATAACCTTGTTCCTGCTCAGTGTGAGCTCACCTTTAACGTGCGTTATAGTCATGGCTATAAAAGCAAAGATGTTAAAGAAGAAATTCAATTTGCATTGGCTGATTTAGCATCGCAGCTAACGCTTGTTTGGGAGCGTCCGTGTGAATCATTTTATACCCTGCATCAAGCAAGTAATTGCTTGTTGCAGCAGCTTGAACAAGCCGTGCATGAAATCACTGGCAGCTTTCCAATGCTTAGTACAAGTGGTGGCACATCCGATGGTCGGTTTTTTGCCAATGAGCACACGCAAGTGATTGAATGTGGCGTGCGAAACCATACCATTCATCAAGTTAATGAACACGTACCCATAGTAGACTTAAAAACTATTGAGCAAATATATTTAGCTGCGCTTAGAAATATATTTAGTTAA